The Ricinus communis isolate WT05 ecotype wild-type chromosome 8, ASM1957865v1, whole genome shotgun sequence sequence ATTGGATAAATGGAATGTTTAGTGCTGTGAAAAACTTAAATCCATCTAACTGACTGGACATTGGTCATCAAGATAGTATGATCTTGCATGCTAGAATGGCTTAGCAGGATATTCagactttatttcttttctgttttccTGGGGTTCTCAAGGAAAACCGATTACTGATGTGGTTTCAAACAATCATTACCTATAATGGGTttgctttaaataaaatgcaaaGATAATTCTTTTTCCTGTAACATTTCCTTTGTTAACATATAATAGTATTCCTTAAATAGAAAGGAAAAAtcattcttttccttttaacaTTTCCTTTATCATCATTCTTTTCTATACCAAAACACGTTATGTGCTCATGAACAATATGTTTCCCACACTTTGATCAAGTGACAACTAACGGATTTGGCAGTGAAttgtatttttgttttctgatCATTGTAAAACTTTAAAAACTAACTTGCactcatcttttttttttgttaaaaaagaaaagaaacttttTAAACATtcagttaaattaaatttatttgctCCAATGACATTCTTGACTTTTGCATTgttattgaatttattcttCATTATGCAGTGGATTAACACAATCAAACTACAAGGAGTTGAATGTCTTGTATGAGAAGTACAAAAACCAAGGTTCGTGTCTCATTCTTGTAGACTGGATAGACAACCTTCAAGAGTTTATCCGTTTCACCATGTTTATATGGCTTTGGGGTTGGTCCTTATGGACATGAATGCTTATGTCAGGTTTTGAGATCCTGGCATTTCCCTGCAACCAGTTTGCTGGACAAGAACCAGGAAGCAATGAGGAGATTCAAGAAGTTGCGTGCACAATGTTTAAAGCTGAATTCCCAATCTTTGACAAGGTGCTACCTCATTCCAAGCTTCTGgctcttttattttgacaGATGGGTAGAAATCTTTTAAACTTTTGTTCCTGATCTTTTTAGATTGAGGTGAATGGAAAGAACACAGCACCTCTGTACAAGTATCTAAAATCAGAAAAAGGTGGATATTTTGGAGATGCCATCAAGTGGAACTTCACAAAATTTCTAGTAAACAAGGAGGGCAAGGTTGTGGAGCGATATGCTCCGACTACATCACCCCTTAAAATTGAGGTATGAATAGTAACATTTTTGCTTGTAGGGATTTCCAAGAACATGTTCTGATGttactttctttcatttcCTTTTGCAGAAAGATATACAGAATCTGTTGGGAGCTTCTTAAGTACAAGATTAGAATCATTTTAGGAGTGTTATAATCTCCTTTATAATTCAGTGGCATAATATCCTTAACTCTGTAAAATGGAATCATTGTGTTGTGGGTTTGCTTTCCAAATTTGAATGAATATATACATACTGGTTAATTAATACGGTTGCAGATCCTGTTCTTATCATCATGTACATGTATTGTATGCTTGGACATTTAGTAGTTACAGAAGTCTATTTCATGTTATGTGTCCAGGTTTTGTGATATTACAGGAGACTTGTGATTGGGTACCCTTATTTTGACTGTTAAATCTTCTTTATTGTAAGATGGAAACCCTCATGGAGTTCTAAGTAATTTGATTGTAGTTTGAGAAATCCATATATTAGATCTCTGAATTTGTCCCTTTTTGCAATTTAGTCCTCAGGTCCAGCTTGTTACTGTTGGGTCCTTAGACTTTCaattttcttagaattatgctattttttaacaaattctttcacaccattaaaaataattaaaaaagaaaaacttaggacctaaaattaaattacatattttaccctaaaatttttatttttaaattgtttcaTAAAATGGTTATTAATTATGAAACTTATTTTACAAATTGTTTGATTATTtcacaatataaaaaaaataatacaataacatcaaatatatgtatgattatttttattttttaaaaaataaattcatttggattattatacaattatttaaaaatacattttgtGCAAAAACTGAtcctatataataaaaaagatcaTTCTTTTAGtgaatttcataatatttatacataaaatgacgtataattttattataatctcgttaaagaaaaaaaaatgaaaatttcataataaaaagatattatatttgtaacaacaattttatttatgtttaagtaataataaaaaaagagatgaGTCATAACATATGCATTTTGGTTTATAGTCTTATAATTATTTGGACGAGTCACTTTAGGTTTttgaattatgaaattaatagataaaaaaCGATGTGTTTTGGTTAAGTGGTGATTTACTGACTatccttttcaaaataaattattgcgattttaaaatattagtggttggattatattttagaataaatctaaaaattgggtttttttatagagaaattgaaagaaatgattaaaattGTTATAAAGTATAAACTTTGGGAAGTTTCAGCTAATTGGGcctaataaaaagagaaaccGTTGGAAGTTTGACAGGTATTACCGTTGGAAGTTTGGCAGGTAGTGCCTATATATACGGGCGGTTCTTCACATAAGTCACACATTACAAGACAGAAACTAAAACACACTCCTGCGTCTTTCCTTATTCTCTCTGGAGACGTACTGAAATTCAAGAAACCCTAACTAGATAGAAATCAATTTCCAAGAACAATGCAGCAATCCAAAGATCAATTACCAGTTGGGTATAGATTCAGCCCTACAGAGGGGGAGTTAGTGGGTCACTATCTCTTTAAGAAACTCAAAGGCAGTAGCCTTTTACCCTTTGAGACAATGTTGGTAGCCGATAGTAACCTGTACGACAAGGATGAGCCTTGGCAGTTATGGGAGAAATCTGGTGCCCGGTGTTCGTTCAACAGTGATGACCGTGAGATTTACTTGTTCACTCCTTTAAAGAAGAAGCGTTCGAGGATTTTGCGAAGTGTTGGTGATGGTGGTACTTGGCATGGCGTGGATTCTGGAAAGCCTGTTAAAGCTAGGATAGGTGAAGGACAATGGATTAAAGGAATGAAGAAAACATTTAATTACAGAAACCCAAAATCTATTCATGATGGCTGTTGGATTATGCATGAGTTCTCTTTGTTTGACGTCAGCTCCGACTGGGTTCTTTGTCGTCTCAAGAAGAATTTTGTTACTGATGATCAAAAAGGGTGCGAGATTACAAAAAGGATTTCATGGAAGAATAGGAAAATTGTCGACTCTGATGGTGAATGTGACAAGCGTTTGATGACTGCTGATGTAGCAATTGCAGAACAACCGGCGTTATcagattttagttttaatgGGGCTTCAGTTCTTGTGGTAGCTGAACAAGGCAATGCCAACACCGCAGGAGCAGACTTCAACTCTGAGATGGTTCCATCTGACAACGGTTTGCAGGCTGAAACAATTGTCGCAGAAGGAGAAATATTACCTGAAGTCAATTCTAATGAGGGCGATCAATTATTAGGTCACGAGATCGTTGAGTGGGCTCATAACAGTTCCTCCATGATCAATACGGATCTTACCTTCTCTAACGGTGAGCAGTCAGGCGATGATCAAAGCTTTTATGCTGACCTTGAATCACTAAATCAGTCCGATTCTTATTTAGCCTATCTACTGGAAGACGATGACATGCCTTCTAAATTTGGTAGTAGATAGCTGAACAAATTTTGATTTCAGATATATATGCATATAGCTATAGATTTGTCTTGAACAGTTGCTAGATACAGGTTTCCTACCAAGGTCTAATTTTGTATAAATTCAATACGTACTTGTTGATTGTTGTCTGTGGTTTGGCTTTGGATATTTGGGTGCATGGTTTCTCATAGCAATTCAAGCTGCTactctctttattattaattattgttgtTTCACTCTCATACTCTGGAAAAAGACATACATTCTATATGTCAGATTAAATTAATGCTGAAATCCTTGAATGCCCAGGATGTGAAATTTgcacataaaaaatattatgtttatattgATCACATTTACACTTGAGGTCTCAACACTCAGGCTTGAGAGTAGAGTGATAACCCACCAACATAAGAAGTTACGCCTGCATATATCGTTTCTATAAATTCTGGTGTAATCTTCCTTATTAGTCAGATAGAAGCTATTTAAATGAACCTAATACAGTTGCTCTTTTGTGAATGATGAGGAATGGTCAGTGCACTGatgaattttacaaatttaaaagcTACTGCTGCTGAAGTATTTCACAGGATTGaatgatatatatgaatttctGCAATCTATGAGAGTCTGCTTTACCTTTGATTTTTAACAGGAGAtgactataatatatattgcttgctaattttaaatcatttctATAGAGTAAACTTGATGTCATAGGATAATCATTATGCATACTACttgatatttatattggtTTCAGCTCGTAATTGCCAATTTTTAATGAATCTTTtcaatatcattattatatttattaaatttctaaggtattcatatttttagatgtattactttttttatattattttttaattccttaaataattttttatattataaaactttattaaaaatctagAAATAGAACGACAAAAAAGTTATTGATTTTATGAGTTTAGATACCCCGGCtctataaattgaaaaatatatgagGCATTTATTTTAATCCATGAACAATTTCTTAAGGTCTAATTCAACccaaagttattattttttctaatctcaatcacatcaaaattttctattaaCTATCGATTAGCTTTAGTCCCATCATAAATTGGAGTTTATTTACATATACAAATTCTGTGAAAATCACTTGATTTCTtcgaaaaaaatttaaaaagactAATTATTTTTCGACATTCTCATCTTTATAAGTCGTATACTGTTAGTAAAATTCAAAACACTAAAATGattcatttattataaagGCCGGTTTTTCTACCATCACCAAGTTTTCGGCTAAAGGATTTTGTGGCCAATCAaccattaaaagaaaactgtGGTCTAGTTCGGCCAAAAAAGCTTATTTTAGGGGGCATTAGAACTTGAAAATTAGTTCAGGGGCCAAATTGACCTTTAGCCTTATTTTATcctataaacaataaaattccTTAAATGTCCAAAAATTGAATAGGCGCCAGTTTTATAACAGCCCACTAGAACTGCTGGTAACTGTCGACAACTGCTCCAAAAGAAGCCTAAAAACATTCACCACTTTCAGAATTTCAGTCTTTTTTACCAGAAAATGCTCTTTGTATACATCACTCTCTTTGTTAATCAATCATGGCAATCCAAATTCGTTTATGCACTCTCATTTTCCCTGTGGGTTTCCTGTCCCTTTCATCCCTCGCATCATCCTCAGGTACCAATTGAGATCTTTCATGTTTTAGTTCTATTATTCTTGTGGAGAAAGCAATTGGAAAAGCTGACACCTTTTAATATCTTTCAGATAAACCACAAATACCCAATTTTGCTTTCAGTTGGTTAAATGACAACAACACTTTCCAAGCTGGTGATATTGCAGCCATTAAGATTATAGTTTTAGGAGAGTTTGATAGTAAAGTAAATGCTTCACTTGATAGAAGTTCTTTCAGTCCTATATTGACAGTGAATGGCAAGAAAGGGAACAGCTCCTTTGTTTCCGGGGTTTTCCTGGATACTTCAGGGGATACCAATTCCTGGAGAATTTTGTTCACTCCAATCAGGGTTGGGGTCTTCAATGTCCTTATTAATGATGACCCTTTCAAAGTGTTTGATTCATCTCTCCATTTCAAAGTTGTACCAGGT is a genomic window containing:
- the LOC8264294 gene encoding probable glutathione peroxidase 2 isoform X2, with the protein product MAEESSKSIYDFTVKDIRGNDVSLNEYSGKVLLIVNVASKCGLTQSNYKELNVLYEKYKNQGFEILAFPCNQFAGQEPGSNEEIQEVACTMFKAEFPIFDKIEVNGKNTAPLYKYLKSEKGGYFGDAIKWNFTKFLVNKEGKVVERYAPTTSPLKIEKDIQNLLGAS
- the LOC8264294 gene encoding probable glutathione peroxidase 2 isoform X1; the encoded protein is MNFTNWVSLLFLVFAVLLFYSYPLPFSFSFSSKNMAEESSKSIYDFTVKDIRGNDVSLNEYSGKVLLIVNVASKCGLTQSNYKELNVLYEKYKNQGFEILAFPCNQFAGQEPGSNEEIQEVACTMFKAEFPIFDKIEVNGKNTAPLYKYLKSEKGGYFGDAIKWNFTKFLVNKEGKVVERYAPTTSPLKIEKDIQNLLGAS
- the LOC8264295 gene encoding NAC domain-containing protein 71; amino-acid sequence: MQQSKDQLPVGYRFSPTEGELVGHYLFKKLKGSSLLPFETMLVADSNLYDKDEPWQLWEKSGARCSFNSDDREIYLFTPLKKKRSRILRSVGDGGTWHGVDSGKPVKARIGEGQWIKGMKKTFNYRNPKSIHDGCWIMHEFSLFDVSSDWVLCRLKKNFVTDDQKGCEITKRISWKNRKIVDSDGECDKRLMTADVAIAEQPALSDFSFNGASVLVVAEQGNANTAGADFNSEMVPSDNGLQAETIVAEGEILPEVNSNEGDQLLGHEIVEWAHNSSSMINTDLTFSNGEQSGDDQSFYADLESLNQSDSYLAYLLEDDDMPSKFGSR